One Acidobacteriota bacterium DNA window includes the following coding sequences:
- the infC gene encoding translation initiation factor IF-3 produces the protein MRTNERIRAREIRVIDENGAQLGVMQPFEALKIARERGFDLVEISATANPPVCRIQDYGKFLYEKEKQERAAKKNQKIITIKEVKFRINVDEHDYEFKKNHVL, from the coding sequence ATTCGCACCAATGAGCGAATTCGCGCCCGCGAAATCCGTGTAATAGACGAAAACGGTGCTCAGCTTGGTGTAATGCAACCCTTTGAAGCCCTCAAAATTGCCCGCGAGCGTGGTTTTGACCTGGTAGAGATCTCTGCCACGGCAAATCCGCCGGTCTGCCGCATCCAGGATTACGGCAAGTTCCTGTACGAGAAAGAGAAGCAGGAGCGCGCGGCAAAGAAGAACCAGAAGATCATCACCATCAAGGAAGTGAAGTTCCGCATCAATGTGGACGAGCACGATTACGAGTTCAAAAAGAATCACGTACT
- a CDS encoding tRNA (N(6)-L-threonylcarbamoyladenosine(37)-C(2))-methylthiotransferase MtaB: MRGYYIENFGCRAAQADGSAIERQLANTGLRRVNATSEADIVVLNTCTVTSAADQDARAAIRRTKREHPDAKILVTGCYAQRAPGEIAALEGVTWVVGNSHKHQIGNIIAGSSAAYSGGFVPLNAVSGSFQGSDFAAKIYTSDIFAHTELQSAPVFDAIERTRPNLKIQDGCDNRCSFCVIPYVRGRSRSLKIDEILREIHVLEAAGYREIVISGINLGRWGRDFVAQKRGFGALSSDSDTQARRFNAIDRFVEALRVILERTSVEKIRLSSIEPMDWTDDLIALMASSKRIAKHAHVPLQSGSDRILRKMHRKYRPWHYAEKLERIRSAMPDAAIGADVMVGFPGESEELFEESRAFITQMPFTYLHVFTYSPRPGTPAAAMPDQVPLELARERNRELRNLAAEKNLKFRRSFLGRTVEAITLAKGDSEMTEALSDNYLKVEICGQHAANQWMRVRARVLTEHGISGDRALEESGDRVK, translated from the coding sequence GTGAGGGGTTACTACATCGAGAACTTCGGATGCCGCGCCGCCCAAGCAGACGGATCGGCCATTGAACGCCAGCTTGCAAACACCGGTTTGCGACGCGTAAACGCCACTTCCGAAGCCGATATCGTCGTTCTTAACACCTGTACGGTGACTTCCGCGGCCGATCAGGACGCTCGCGCCGCCATTCGGCGCACAAAAAGAGAGCATCCAGACGCAAAAATTCTCGTTACGGGATGCTATGCGCAGCGTGCTCCGGGGGAAATTGCGGCGTTAGAGGGCGTGACTTGGGTGGTTGGAAACTCTCACAAACACCAAATCGGGAACATTATTGCCGGCTCCAGCGCTGCTTACAGCGGCGGATTTGTACCCTTAAATGCTGTTAGCGGCAGCTTTCAAGGCTCAGATTTCGCTGCAAAGATCTATACCAGCGACATCTTTGCGCACACTGAGCTGCAATCCGCGCCGGTTTTTGACGCCATTGAACGCACCCGGCCCAACCTTAAAATCCAGGATGGATGCGATAACCGCTGCTCTTTTTGCGTCATTCCGTACGTTCGGGGACGCAGTAGATCGCTCAAAATCGACGAAATTCTGCGTGAAATCCACGTTTTGGAGGCCGCTGGATACCGAGAAATCGTCATTTCCGGCATCAATTTGGGGCGTTGGGGACGCGATTTTGTCGCTCAAAAGCGCGGTTTTGGGGCTTTAAGTAGCGATTCTGACACTCAAGCGCGCCGATTTAATGCCATAGATCGCTTTGTTGAAGCGCTTCGAGTCATCCTGGAACGCACTTCGGTGGAGAAAATTCGGCTTAGTTCAATCGAGCCCATGGACTGGACCGACGACTTAATTGCCCTTATGGCGTCCTCCAAACGCATTGCCAAGCACGCCCACGTTCCCTTGCAATCCGGCAGCGATCGCATTCTGCGCAAAATGCACCGCAAATATCGTCCCTGGCATTACGCCGAAAAGCTGGAAAGGATCCGTTCCGCAATGCCTGACGCCGCCATTGGCGCCGACGTAATGGTCGGATTTCCCGGCGAAAGCGAGGAGCTGTTCGAGGAATCGCGAGCCTTCATCACGCAAATGCCATTCACGTACCTGCATGTATTCACATATTCTCCCCGGCCTGGCACTCCAGCCGCGGCAATGCCGGACCAGGTTCCTCTCGAACTCGCACGAGAACGGAATCGGGAATTGCGGAATCTGGCTGCGGAGAAGAATCTTAAATTCCGGCGTTCCTTTTTGGGAAGGACTGTCGAGGCGATTACGCTCGCGAAAGGCGATTCAGAGATGACTGAGGCCCTGAGCGATAACTATTTGAAAGTTGAGATTTGCGGGCAGCACGCAGCGAACCAGTGGATGAGGGTGAGAGCTCGCGTCCTCACGGAGCATGGAATATCGGGGGATCGGGCCCTTGAAGAATCGGGTGATCGGGTGAAGTAA
- a CDS encoding response regulator, which produces MKRRILLVDDELAILLTLKAILEINGFEVDTAASAKEAIARLSGNSYQMVITDMRMETETAGYDVIREAKKQDYDPAVAILTAFPLLGSDWKEEGADSMLVKPMNTNDLLRQLEALLVSHEDKRQERQGTATLKKKSANRAAQDKTAVARHS; this is translated from the coding sequence ATGAAACGTCGCATCCTGCTTGTTGATGACGAACTCGCTATTCTTCTCACATTGAAAGCCATACTCGAAATCAACGGATTTGAAGTGGATACGGCCGCCTCCGCCAAGGAAGCTATCGCCCGGCTTTCAGGAAACTCTTACCAAATGGTTATCACCGACATGCGGATGGAAACCGAAACCGCTGGCTACGACGTGATCCGCGAAGCTAAAAAGCAGGATTACGATCCGGCAGTGGCTATCCTCACGGCCTTTCCGTTGCTGGGCAGTGATTGGAAGGAAGAAGGCGCCGACTCGATGTTGGTTAAGCCCATGAATACTAACGATCTTCTGCGCCAACTCGAGGCGCTGCTCGTGAGTCATGAGGACAAGCGCCAAGAGCGCCAAGGTACAGCAACCCTTAAAAAAAAATCAGCTAATCGGGCGGCGCAAGACAAGACCGCTGTCGCTCGGCATTCATAG
- a CDS encoding zinc-binding protein: MEFQDRLLKCIDCGSEFLFTAGEQLFFHDKQFKNEPKRCKPCKTKRAAAVGASPANSYQKVETRTTCSHCGKETTVPFKPTQGRPVFCRECFQQRRAVSATA; the protein is encoded by the coding sequence ATGGAATTCCAGGACAGGCTGCTGAAGTGCATAGACTGCGGCTCTGAGTTTCTCTTCACGGCGGGCGAACAACTGTTCTTCCACGACAAGCAGTTCAAGAACGAGCCCAAGCGCTGCAAGCCCTGCAAAACAAAGCGGGCAGCGGCTGTGGGAGCGTCTCCAGCGAACTCTTATCAAAAAGTCGAAACCCGCACTACCTGCTCCCATTGCGGCAAGGAAACCACTGTGCCCTTCAAACCGACGCAGGGCCGTCCAGTGTTTTGCCGCGAATGCTTCCAGCAGCGCCGCGCGGTAAGCGCGACCGCGTAA
- a CDS encoding 30S ribosomal protein S21: MAEVRVQEGEPLENALRRFKRKVQTEDIIKEVKRHSFYLKPGEKKRVKQALARKRNRKKVRKEQD; the protein is encoded by the coding sequence TTGGCGGAAGTACGTGTGCAAGAGGGTGAGCCGTTAGAAAATGCCCTCCGCCGCTTCAAGCGTAAGGTTCAAACCGAAGACATCATCAAGGAAGTAAAGCGGCATTCTTTCTACCTGAAACCGGGTGAGAAGAAGCGCGTTAAACAAGCGCTGGCTCGCAAACGGAATCGGAAGAAGGTTCGCAAAGAACAGGACTAG
- a CDS encoding gamma carbonic anhydrase family protein: MIRSYQGICPTIPASCYVDESAQVIGDVVLGEQASIWMNAVVRGDVHSIRIGAYSNIQDCCVLHGMRNQYSVTVGEWVTIGHNVTLHGCVVEDTCLIGMGSVILNGARIGAGSIVAAGTVIPEKTVIEPNSLVVGVPGKTRRKLGPEDEQMILRYARNYLDYTQTYLNERRLKTENPG, translated from the coding sequence ATGATCCGTTCCTACCAGGGAATTTGTCCTACCATTCCGGCTTCCTGCTACGTGGACGAGTCCGCTCAGGTGATTGGAGATGTCGTTCTGGGCGAGCAAGCAAGCATCTGGATGAACGCCGTTGTTCGCGGCGACGTCCATTCAATCCGCATTGGGGCATATTCCAACATTCAGGATTGCTGCGTACTACACGGAATGCGGAATCAGTACTCCGTAACTGTCGGAGAGTGGGTAACCATTGGGCATAACGTAACGCTGCACGGCTGCGTCGTCGAAGACACCTGCCTGATCGGGATGGGATCGGTGATACTGAACGGCGCTCGCATCGGAGCCGGCTCAATCGTCGCGGCAGGCACGGTGATTCCGGAAAAGACCGTTATCGAGCCGAATTCGCTAGTAGTGGGGGTGCCGGGCAAAACGCGTCGGAAGCTTGGGCCAGAGGACGAGCAGATGATCTTGCGTTATGCCCGCAATTATCTCGATTACACGCAGACATATCTCAACGAACGGCGTCTGAAAACCGAAAACCCCGGGTGA
- a CDS encoding AraC family transcriptional regulator, with translation MQHTVGILVFPEVEILDFCGPFEVFSATRLNEERRREEPSPFRVVLIAQADDPISTTGGMHVLPDFTLENHPPLDILIVPGGWGTRALQSNKRVLGWIALCAQQVKVVCSVCTGSFLLAGAGILDGRSATTHWESLQRMRDTFPNVTVRDDLHVVNDGNIFTSAGISAGIDMTLHLVALMYGAAVGRATARHMEYPVPESNARRVEAQYIASAR, from the coding sequence GTGCAGCATACTGTCGGCATTCTGGTCTTTCCTGAAGTTGAGATCCTCGATTTCTGCGGGCCATTCGAGGTTTTTTCGGCCACGCGCCTTAACGAAGAGCGGCGGCGCGAGGAGCCTTCGCCTTTCCGCGTGGTGCTGATTGCTCAGGCAGACGATCCTATTTCGACCACGGGAGGTATGCACGTCCTTCCCGACTTCACGCTTGAGAACCATCCGCCGCTCGACATTCTGATTGTCCCTGGGGGTTGGGGAACCCGTGCCTTGCAGTCGAACAAACGCGTGCTGGGATGGATTGCACTCTGTGCCCAACAAGTGAAGGTGGTCTGCTCGGTGTGCACCGGTTCGTTTCTCCTCGCAGGCGCCGGTATTCTGGATGGACGTTCAGCGACTACTCACTGGGAGTCTCTGCAACGCATGCGCGACACCTTCCCCAATGTCACAGTGCGTGACGATCTTCACGTAGTAAACGACGGAAATATCTTCACCTCCGCAGGAATTTCCGCCGGAATCGACATGACGTTGCATCTCGTCGCATTGATGTATGGAGCTGCCGTAGGACGGGCAACCGCGCGTCACATGGAATATCCAGTTCCCGAAAGCAATGCGCGCCGAGTCGAAGCCCAGTACATCGCGAGCGCTCGGTAA
- a CDS encoding histidine--tRNA ligase translates to MTIKAVRGTRDLLPPETELWNRVEQTAREVFTLYNFSEIRTPIFEDTQLFARGVGEATDIVSKEMYTWEDRARAQSEKAQSLTLRPENTAGVVRAYIEHKLWERPALQKLYYIGPQFRRERPQKGRYRQFYQIGAEVIGPPSAGSESPLRDAEVLEMLVMLLNRLEIKDWTLQLNSVGSASSRPAYNEALRKALSGVVDRMCTDCQRRAVTNPLRVFDCKVPDDQPIIETLPRISGFLDEADRKHFEEVQKILHATGVPFVLNDRLVRGLDYYTRTAFEFTQGSLGAQNAILGGGRYDGLSEALGGPRAPGIGFAIGEDRFVIALAAGEESSSFISAPQAYVAPLGEGMNVPAAKLAFELRSQGVRVELGDESFRLKKSFETAEKLGISKVVIVGENEVASNEYAVKDLKSGDQEKASSSKLRETL, encoded by the coding sequence TTGACGATTAAAGCCGTGCGCGGCACGCGCGACCTGCTGCCACCAGAGACTGAGCTCTGGAACCGGGTGGAGCAGACGGCGCGCGAAGTCTTCACCCTCTACAACTTTTCCGAAATTCGCACTCCCATCTTCGAAGACACGCAACTCTTTGCTCGTGGTGTCGGCGAAGCAACGGACATAGTGTCGAAAGAGATGTACACGTGGGAAGACAGGGCGCGTGCGCAATCGGAGAAGGCACAGTCTTTAACACTGCGCCCAGAGAACACGGCTGGAGTTGTGCGCGCTTATATCGAGCACAAGTTGTGGGAGCGTCCGGCGCTTCAAAAGCTCTACTACATCGGACCTCAGTTTCGCCGTGAGCGTCCGCAGAAGGGACGATATCGGCAGTTCTACCAAATCGGAGCAGAGGTAATCGGACCGCCCTCTGCAGGAAGCGAATCACCTTTGCGTGATGCCGAAGTCCTCGAGATGCTGGTGATGCTCCTAAACCGGCTTGAGATTAAGGACTGGACGTTGCAGCTCAACTCAGTTGGGTCTGCAAGCTCGCGTCCAGCCTACAACGAGGCTTTGCGAAAGGCACTGAGCGGAGTGGTCGATCGAATGTGCACGGATTGCCAGCGACGTGCAGTGACAAATCCACTACGAGTCTTCGACTGTAAGGTTCCCGACGATCAGCCGATTATCGAAACGCTGCCGCGGATTTCGGGATTCCTGGATGAGGCGGATCGGAAGCATTTCGAAGAAGTGCAGAAAATCCTGCATGCGACCGGAGTTCCGTTTGTGCTCAATGATCGACTCGTTCGGGGACTCGATTATTACACGCGCACCGCGTTCGAATTTACACAGGGAAGTCTCGGTGCACAGAATGCCATTTTAGGAGGAGGCCGCTATGACGGACTCTCCGAAGCCCTCGGGGGACCTCGCGCGCCCGGTATCGGCTTCGCAATTGGTGAAGACCGGTTCGTCATCGCCTTGGCCGCTGGAGAAGAGAGTTCAAGTTTCATTTCGGCACCGCAGGCTTATGTTGCTCCACTAGGCGAAGGAATGAATGTTCCGGCTGCGAAGCTCGCATTCGAGCTTCGTTCTCAGGGTGTTCGAGTGGAGCTGGGCGATGAGAGCTTCAGGTTGAAAAAGTCGTTCGAGACAGCAGAGAAACTGGGAATCTCGAAAGTCGTAATCGTCGGCGAGAACGAAGTTGCATCCAATGAATATGCGGTGAAGGATCTGAAGAGCGGCGATCAGGAGAAGGCGAGTAGCTCAAAGTTACGAGAAACACTGTGA
- a CDS encoding alanine--tRNA ligase, producing MRHLSGSETRETFLRFFESKGHRRVHSSSLVPANDPTLLFTNAGMNQFKDVFLGIEKRDYSRATTSQKCVRAGGKHNDLENVGFTRRHHTFFEMLGNFSFGDYFKKDAIAYAWELVTSDDWYGLPKEKLYATIFKGEQGVPKDEEAEGFWRAVGVPRERIFAMGMKDNFWMMGDTGPCGPCSEIHYDMGPAASDEGHTDCKFPCDCGRYVEIWNLVFMQFDRSPQGELTPLPKPSIDTGMGLERVAAVLQGVLSNYDTDLFTPLTKRAAELTGTDLKKELAAEQHTRSAASLRVIADHARACTFLISDGVLPANEGRGYVLRKILRRGIRHGRLLGQTKPFMHEMVYAVRDLMKDAYPELVESVKRVADVILSEEKRFANTLDLGLRKLEEDFQPLITSKNRHSVQYSGDRAFKLYDTFGLPLDFMVDAARDQGIEFDQPGFDRAMQEQRERARASWKGGAKQTASPIYRDLDKTVFEGYKQTVSGDCEVLAIVKDGQGVPELKAGEEGEIVLDHTPFYADSGGQVGDIGLFRDSSGNVIADVNGCVMPVQGVRAHKVKARQPIHLGQKLEAVVHADVREATKRNHTGTHLLHAALRETLGKHVKQAGSLVAPGHLRFDFSHFTSVADEELQDIEDLMNREVLRNARVETFEDVPLDVAINEFKAMALFGEKYGERVRVVKIGDFSTELCGGTHTLATGEIGLLKILREGSVSSGVRRVEAVSGEGSLQHFRKDHQLQHVVSTFIGRSDDAPAQALKSELERRDEEIRRLRKELEQMRMKSASSAVSAAADQVQEANGIKVLTQRVDNLERNQMRTLVDNMRNKLGSGVVVLGSVQDGKVALIVGVTKDLTTRVQAGKIIAEVAKKVGGKGGGRPDLAEAGGSEPGALDSALQSSVDVVRSLAS from the coding sequence ATGCGCCATCTCTCCGGATCAGAAACGCGCGAGACCTTCCTTCGCTTCTTTGAGAGCAAAGGACACCGCCGCGTCCATTCTTCATCATTGGTACCTGCAAACGATCCCACGCTCCTCTTCACCAACGCCGGAATGAACCAGTTCAAAGATGTCTTTCTCGGCATCGAGAAACGCGACTATTCCCGCGCAACCACGTCGCAGAAATGCGTCCGGGCAGGCGGCAAGCACAACGATCTCGAAAATGTCGGCTTCACCCGCCGACATCACACGTTTTTCGAGATGCTGGGAAATTTCTCCTTCGGCGACTACTTCAAGAAGGACGCAATCGCTTATGCGTGGGAGCTGGTGACCTCCGACGACTGGTACGGGCTGCCGAAGGAAAAGCTATACGCCACGATCTTCAAAGGCGAACAAGGCGTTCCCAAGGACGAAGAAGCAGAAGGCTTTTGGCGCGCTGTGGGAGTTCCGCGGGAGCGCATCTTCGCTATGGGAATGAAGGACAACTTCTGGATGATGGGTGACACCGGGCCCTGTGGTCCGTGCAGCGAGATCCACTACGACATGGGCCCAGCAGCATCCGACGAAGGCCACACCGACTGCAAGTTCCCCTGCGACTGCGGACGTTATGTTGAGATCTGGAACCTCGTCTTCATGCAGTTTGATCGTAGTCCCCAAGGCGAATTAACGCCGCTGCCCAAGCCGTCAATCGATACCGGAATGGGACTGGAGCGCGTTGCTGCTGTATTGCAGGGAGTGCTGTCGAATTACGACACCGACCTATTTACGCCGCTCACCAAGCGAGCTGCAGAATTGACCGGCACTGATTTGAAGAAAGAGCTGGCGGCGGAACAGCACACACGGTCAGCTGCATCGCTGCGCGTAATCGCCGACCACGCGCGTGCCTGCACATTTCTAATTAGCGATGGGGTTTTACCCGCCAATGAAGGGCGGGGATATGTGCTGCGCAAGATCCTGCGTCGCGGCATTCGTCATGGACGCCTGTTGGGGCAGACGAAACCGTTTATGCACGAGATGGTCTACGCGGTCCGCGACCTGATGAAGGACGCGTATCCCGAATTGGTTGAGAGCGTAAAGCGCGTTGCCGATGTGATTCTGTCGGAGGAAAAAAGATTCGCCAATACTCTCGACCTGGGACTTAGGAAGCTTGAAGAAGATTTCCAGCCATTGATTACGAGCAAGAACAGACACAGCGTTCAATACAGTGGCGATCGGGCCTTCAAGCTGTATGACACCTTCGGTCTGCCGCTGGACTTCATGGTTGATGCCGCGCGCGATCAGGGCATTGAGTTCGATCAACCGGGTTTCGATCGCGCGATGCAAGAGCAGCGCGAGCGTGCTCGTGCCTCTTGGAAAGGCGGAGCGAAGCAGACTGCGAGTCCGATCTATCGTGATCTCGACAAAACAGTCTTCGAAGGTTACAAGCAGACTGTTTCAGGCGACTGCGAAGTTCTCGCAATCGTTAAAGACGGTCAAGGCGTTCCCGAATTGAAAGCCGGCGAAGAAGGTGAAATCGTGCTGGATCACACACCCTTCTACGCCGATTCCGGCGGGCAGGTGGGCGACATCGGCCTCTTCCGCGACAGTTCCGGCAACGTGATCGCAGATGTAAACGGTTGCGTGATGCCGGTCCAGGGGGTCCGTGCGCACAAAGTGAAGGCACGCCAACCGATCCATCTTGGACAAAAGCTCGAAGCGGTTGTGCATGCTGATGTTCGTGAAGCGACGAAACGGAATCACACCGGAACGCACCTTTTGCACGCCGCTCTGCGCGAGACTCTCGGCAAACACGTGAAGCAGGCGGGATCGCTGGTTGCCCCAGGACACCTTCGCTTCGACTTTTCGCATTTCACCTCAGTTGCCGACGAAGAGTTGCAGGACATCGAAGACCTGATGAACCGCGAGGTGCTGAGGAATGCCCGGGTTGAGACCTTCGAAGACGTGCCGCTCGATGTAGCCATCAACGAATTCAAAGCCATGGCCCTCTTCGGCGAGAAATATGGCGAACGCGTCCGTGTAGTGAAAATTGGCGACTTCTCCACCGAACTCTGCGGCGGTACTCACACACTTGCGACCGGCGAGATTGGCCTGCTGAAGATTCTCCGCGAAGGCAGCGTCTCCTCAGGCGTCCGCCGCGTGGAAGCTGTAAGTGGCGAAGGTTCACTACAGCACTTCCGCAAAGACCATCAGCTTCAGCACGTAGTCTCCACATTCATCGGCCGCTCCGACGACGCCCCAGCTCAGGCGCTCAAGAGCGAATTGGAACGCCGCGACGAAGAGATTCGCCGCCTGCGCAAAGAACTCGAGCAGATGCGCATGAAATCAGCCTCCTCTGCCGTTTCCGCTGCCGCCGATCAGGTCCAGGAAGCAAACGGCATCAAGGTGCTCACGCAACGAGTCGATAACCTGGAACGCAATCAGATGCGCACGCTGGTCGATAACATGCGCAACAAGCTTGGTTCAGGAGTCGTAGTGCTCGGGTCAGTCCAAGACGGCAAAGTCGCGCTAATCGTAGGTGTAACCAAAGACCTGACCACGCGCGTCCAAGCAGGCAAAATCATCGCCGAAGTAGCAAAGAAAGTGGGCGGCAAAGGCGGAGGGCGGCCCGATCTTGCCGAGGCCGGCGGCTCAGAACCCGGCGCACTCGATTCGGCGCTGCAAAGTTCAGTGGATGTAGTGCGGTCCTTAGCTTCTTAG
- a CDS encoding rod shape-determining protein (functions in MreBCD complex in some organisms), whose translation MGTLGLGQLGRRVLFPFGDSSTNSLILDLGSSNTRIYHPVRGLLLNEPSLVARNILTGETVAFGTDAKEILGRTSRFIEVVSPLRNGKVADLDATAAMLKFFLHRAQPRRLRNPGMIIAVPSSATPLERRAVVAAATRANASDVLLVEQTLLIAVGVGLPITTPTGSVIAAIGGGTTEVAVVSFGGLVYSRSMPVGGLDMDRAIADYLRSKHHVLIGDSTAEQIKLEMGSAAPLERGLHYGVTGRDLATGMPRDVSLTDVEIRDILAEALDRIGTAILNAIEHAPPELLGDIRNRGIVLAGGVSQLRNIEARFRKLTGLPVLVADDPFNNVLLGAAKLLRDPKMLARLSIREELTLKRAA comes from the coding sequence ATGGGCACCCTCGGCCTCGGTCAACTCGGTAGGCGCGTTCTCTTTCCCTTTGGCGATTCGTCCACGAACAGCCTCATCCTTGATCTGGGCAGCTCGAACACGCGTATCTATCATCCTGTGCGCGGACTCCTGCTGAATGAGCCTTCTCTGGTAGCCCGCAACATCCTTACCGGCGAAACTGTGGCATTTGGCACAGACGCTAAGGAGATCCTGGGACGCACTTCGCGATTCATCGAAGTAGTGAGTCCGCTGCGCAATGGTAAGGTCGCGGACCTCGATGCGACGGCAGCGATGCTCAAGTTTTTCCTGCATCGGGCGCAGCCAAGGCGGTTGAGAAATCCGGGCATGATTATCGCTGTGCCTTCCTCGGCTACTCCTCTGGAGCGGCGTGCAGTCGTGGCGGCAGCCACGCGGGCGAACGCGAGCGATGTTTTGCTGGTTGAGCAAACCCTCTTGATAGCTGTTGGCGTCGGCCTGCCAATCACCACTCCGACGGGCAGTGTAATCGCTGCTATCGGCGGCGGCACGACAGAAGTAGCTGTGGTCTCTTTCGGCGGATTGGTCTATTCGCGCTCGATGCCTGTCGGCGGTCTGGATATGGATCGGGCAATCGCCGACTATCTTCGGTCGAAACACCACGTTCTGATTGGTGACTCTACTGCGGAGCAGATCAAGCTGGAGATGGGCTCGGCCGCTCCGCTGGAACGTGGTCTGCACTACGGTGTTACCGGACGCGATCTCGCGACGGGAATGCCACGCGACGTGTCACTCACCGACGTGGAGATTCGCGACATTCTCGCAGAAGCCCTCGACCGCATTGGCACGGCAATTTTGAATGCCATCGAGCATGCTCCGCCGGAGCTGCTTGGCGACATCAGAAATCGCGGAATTGTGCTTGCCGGCGGAGTTTCCCAATTGCGGAATATCGAGGCGCGCTTCCGGAAGCTTACCGGATTGCCTGTTTTGGTGGCGGACGATCCGTTTAACAACGTGCTCCTCGGTGCGGCAAAGCTGCTTCGGGATCCGAAAATGTTGGCGAGGTTGTCGATTCGGGAAGAGTTGACTTTGAAACGGGCGGCTTAG